The genomic interval ACGCTGCTGGAAAAATCGAAGTTCCAGAAATACCAGTGTGTCATGTTGAACTTTCGCAGATAAAACTTGACGCGGTTATGACAATGTTAAAGAGAAGCCATGTAAAGATTACAGTTTTAGGAAGGTACGCACATTAATTGCAATGTTTTAATAGTATCAGAAACTACATTAGTACAACATTGTATGTTTTactttgttatattataaaaaatgtacaCGTATTAATTGAATATGCTTTCTTTTAAAGGAATTCTTGTGGAAAAAGCACAGTGATTAATGCGCTTCTGGGAAGTGACGTGCTGCCAATGGGAATGGGTCATGTGACTAACTGGTTTGTGCATATGCAGGGAACAGATCTACTAGAAGGATTTGTAGAGACTGAAAATGAGCCCGGCGTTCAGAAACCCattaatgtaatgtatttttATGGTATTTGTATTTTCGGCGGCAACGTCTATATACAAGCATTATAACGTTTATCCGTCATTCCAAACCCCTTCGATTGAATGATAAGTTCATTGAGTaaacatatgtacatatttcatatatacatttttatgcaGTCTTGGACAATAAGTATTTAAATCGGCAATATTTTGGCAAATTACTGAACATATTAAGCTGCCCATAAATGTCTGTGACCCATCGGTCTGGGCATTTTGCTAGGATGCATGTGTTTAATAAGTCCTCTTTCCCGTTTAAACGTTGGTTCATGTTGTTACTGATActcaaattattttcttaaatacgCCACTTAAAACTCATTTAAAATTCTTTAATTCCCTAAATGACACAATTAGTTATGTGCTTTGTGATTAAAATGATACCAACATCAGTCTTGAGTAAATAAGATTTTCTTTAGATTGATAATCAGAACCCATATTTATTAGTAAACAGAAGCAATGAGAAACGTGCCCCTCTCTGTATGTTATTACACACTTCCTATTAGTCATAATAGTGAATGTTATTATATAGATTGGTTTGTTTTCTAGTCTCTACAGGAGCTTGCCAGCGCTCTTCAAGACGAACATGTTGCTACAAATTCTACGGTTAAAGTTTCCTGGCCAAAGGAGATGTGTCCTTTATTAAGTCACGATCTTGTGATCATAGACAGGTTTGTAGGTTTGTACGAAATTCCTTATGTGCAAGagatatacacttggagacttttctaacgcatcacttaatcatatcaatatagctcccttatttttgaacggcttgtgttgaaatttgaaccaagaataattcaacacatatataattattcctgaaaatttatttgaaattgaacaacaacaaaatatgaaACTTaccaaattaaaaacgtcacttcaaaagtcaaattcgcaaactcgtccAACGTTAAATAacaacaatgtgaaaagtaaaacgcataaaattacacgtcttaataactgaccggattgcaacatgccgattaagccgtttcgctcctgaatattcatacgagccatttTGTCTTTCTGTAATAAaggtttttttttcttgtgtaaaaacttacctagagttttgaaattgaaattaaagtgGAATAACATGTAAATCGTcgtttactacacttggtgatttttctcacgcaacactttttaaacttacatatctcagaaatgagtaaatatttttatttaaaaaattgcacatgtgatcatttgactacaatatgtgcaagctaacgataaaatcattcatctttgacgatcggacgcttaagcaagtgggaaaggtagcctgtaaaatgcaaagtgctcgattgcgctcctgaatattcgtACGagatatattgttttgtaaattaattttatgttttccttgtgtaagaacccaccaaaaatatttaaattgaattaaactagaattaaatcgcgtttcaacatttccacgtgcaaacatatggaaccacacctaccccacgtgctaaagcgtccaatcgtcacggatgaatgattttatcgttagcttgcacaaaatgtagtcaaatgatcgtatgtaaaaatTTTCATCAATATCTTTGCTCATAactaatatattcaagtttgaaaagtgatgcgttagaaaagtctccaagtgtatagaATTGTGATTTAACAATATGGGATAAATcaaaatgagaacttttataatATGCAGCTCGCACACTTGCACACCGTCATGTCACACGATGAAGGGGCTTATAACATCTGTATTGGGCTAACTCAATTCTTAATTACCTTGAGTGAATATTAAGTTCTGTTTGTCTTGTTACCAAACTGTATTTGTCCATTTGGACGTCATTGACGACACAAAATCCTAACatgattttcattttaaagcaaccggggttaaatgcatgtgcgtaaagtcgtTCCACTAAAGTAAAGTGTCGTAccgctttatgatatttttcgtttaaagaaagtctctgattagcaaaaatctagtttagacggaaagtgtcgtgcctgattagcctgtgcggactgcaaatgcattgaaccccctttttcacagagtagGGCTCATATGGTTATTTTTCTGTTGTCTTTTTTCGTTAATTGTAATTTCTTTTTAAGTAcatggaggatatttgttggctttggtggaatatcgattctAATTTACGAGTGATCAATGATCACGAGTGAACTAAAATGGAAATGCCACCAAAttcagcatttttttatattttatgcttacaaatgatttttAGATGTTTGCACTTCCGGACAATATACTTCCCGTTAGGTGCCACAACATGTTATTACATGTAAGTaatccgtatgtttttataaatgcaGAGTAGTCACCCTTGGTAAAATTAGGGGGTCACAATGGGAAAACcaaagatatttaaaaatatttccgGAAAAACAATGAAacttatcgataattttcaatgTAATTGTTCAccgtttgaaacagtgaaatatgagttttaatttactgatatttctctataaaccatcggaaagcataaatgGAAGCCAATTCTTTTACACTATATTTATGGTCGTCGGGAAGAGTAAAGTGCACAATATTGCTAATTCTAGCCTGATTGTTTAATGTGGCAAATCAGCTATAATGCATCGGATTGTTTTTGTTGGTAGGGTCACACAAATTCCTCTGATCTTCAACAAAAACTTTAAACACTGATACATTTTGCTTGGAAAGGTGAAGATCGCTTACATCGTTAATCTGACAGCATCACATACATATGCTATTGCGATTGTCAAGATCTCtaggttaaaaatatattttatcatataaaaGCCCTCCGTGTACGTGCTACATATGATAATATCCGTGTAACAAACCTAAATACGGTATTATTGTAGGCGACACAGTGGCATCTTTAAGTTTTAAACGATGGAAAAAACGGTTTATATTAATTAAGCTAAGTATAAGATATTCAATCCATTTGAGGTGTAAGAATATCATTATTACCTGTATACAATGTACTGTACTGTGTATGAAAATCGCAATTATCACGTGGTGCGATTTAGTATTaatcattgggtcattgtcgacccgaaatggcttgaagtcagcCGGGGGTGACTTGAAGCAGATTATTGTCACCCTAGGGTTACTTTAAGCCGTTtaatgtcaccctggggtgacttcaagccgaccaggtgactagaatcggcttgaagtcacccaggGTGACATAAATCGGCTTttagtcaccccagggtgacttcaagccattttaGGTCTATAATGACCCAATGAGCTATTGTAATAGCTAATTACATTGCAGGAAAAGGCGTTTTTCCGAACAATCAAGGCTGATATTTCGAAAGCTAATGTGTTAATTCTGATAAACCGATGGGATCTCTTTGACAATGACCCAGCTCCTGACAAAGTAAAACGACAACATTTGCGAACGTGTTTGGATTTTCTTCGCGAAGAAACGAACGCCGAATGTGAATCCGACTCGAGCAAGAAGGTTTACTTTGTATCAGCACTTAAAAGACTGCGCAAGAAAAACACCGATTGTAAGTATTCGTTTTACCAGTCATTAAGTTTAATATACACTTAATTAACACATGCCCACAACAATACGTGTTTCAGTCAAATTTGTATTTTGGAACCATTAGGTTGACGCTTTTGTGAGGTTATTTTTTTTCACGAACCGCGACTTGTTTTCTTAAGCAGTGTGGGTTATTCTACAACCAACCATGATCTGAGCTTAATCTTGGAAAAGTGTTTATGAATTCCACGAAATTGCAGAAAAAAACCCAAGTTCTAACAATATCGCCCTCGTGGTTTCATTTcacgcatcggaactccaaatTATTGTTTTCTACCCAAATTACGAACGCTTAGcctgaaattatttcttaattacgCAATGATGTAACTCCATAACTATAGTAATTGCATATATATTCAACAGAGGCATTCTTAAAACCTTTTCGCGAAAAATACTTTTGTGTTCATACGACCAAATcaatacattttgtattcaacTAAGACTCATggttaatatatttaaaagctCCAGCCCAAAACAGCCGTCACGAGGAGTTTGCCATATTTGAAGAAACTCTGGCGGTTCTTCAGCACTTTTATTACTATTTGACGATTTGTTGCTATGCATATTTagttataattgtaaaaaattgtaTGATAAGAATAATAATTTTAAGTTACATCACACAtgcattgaaaaataatatttatattatcgATTATATGCCAACTTTAACGCAAGTTTTGATAAAGTTCTTAATCGGTAAATACACAC from Dreissena polymorpha isolate Duluth1 chromosome 1, UMN_Dpol_1.0, whole genome shotgun sequence carries:
- the LOC127863647 gene encoding mitofusin-2-like → MAHRILDLFNVTRTSFMQVCEEILDFLRQSETITKGVDDIFRYAAGKIEVPEIPVCHVELSQIKLDAVMTMLKRSHVKITVLGRNSCGKSTVINALLGSDVLPMGMGHVTNWFVHMQGTDLLEGFVETENEPGVQKPINSLQELASALQDEHVATNSTVKVSWPKEMCPLLSHDLVIIDRFVGLYEIPYVQEIYTWRLF